In Cryptomeria japonica chromosome 10, Sugi_1.0, whole genome shotgun sequence, a genomic segment contains:
- the LOC131039294 gene encoding uncharacterized protein LOC131039294 produces MDRSAGAIHAEAKSPVADLLDLRTKGNQWFQNSDWKGAFTCYSECIDFALKNKEELCNKEAMDVFVSCYSNRAEACLRLEEYGKAVEDCEKALQLHSTHLKSLFRKGRALHGLKEYNLAYSCFRLALEQSPDAKEIKSHLENSKKLNEENQQGKFDLSAYFLNGCRPQDVPEVSNYIGPVIIKKSPLHGRGLFVTKDVEIGDTLLVENAIATSGIYCRPLAFPVEESPASELERLHQDTVERAAASAMSCPRILRQLQHLTDSSWLKETEVPDMELFRVNNGNWNKFGENPMNFGINTSKLRKAMELNGLLTHISRDGKNRVKEDKNGVNCNNGFWNEKSVIEQCGLWGLPSFINHSCFPNVKRMVVGGAMFIIAVRGIAAEEEITVPYTRSLYPLVVRERDFTPLGFRCECKRCVLERSLDPSLQELSHTICNYLQFPTNISSTKLESMMGFALMLEEIDAKDEVKQLIRASFHCLYKFVLATIEVNTVLSVLSESLPTTMKVAEALWHAEPGCDASLKMFQMLLQEAHGKQRDLLLQKAMENSIAIIGKQKEDVLKAFVVSKFDTCIPTVRTWNPREVYPTINI; encoded by the coding sequence ATGGACAGAAGTGCAGGAGCGATACATGCAGAAGCGAAGAGTCCAGTTGCAGATTTACTTGATCTGCGGACCAAAGGAAACCAATGGTTTCAAAACAGCGACTGGAAAGGAGCGTTCACATGTTATTCTGAATGCATAGACTTTGCTCTTAAGAATAAAGAGGAACTTTGTAACAAGGAAGCCATGGACGTATTTGTGAGTTGTTACTCTAACAGGGCAGAGGCATGTTTAAGACTGGAGGAATATGGGAAAGCTGTAGAAGACTGCGAGAAAGCCCTGCAACTTCATTCTACTCATCTCAAATCCCTCTTTCGCAAGGGCAGAGCTTTGCACGGACTCAAAGAGTACAACTTAGCCTATTCGTGCTTTCGACTGGCACTAGAGCAATCCCCAGATGCCAAGGAAATAAAGTCTCACCTTGAGAATTCGAAGAAGCTGAATGAAGAAAACCAGCAAGGTAAGTTTGATCTCTCTGCCTATTTTCTAAATGGTTGTAGACCGCAAGATGTTCCAGAGGTGAgtaattatattggtccagtgattATTAAAAAGTCGCCTCTGCATGGTCGAGGTTTGTTTGTTACTAAGGATGTTGAGATCGGAGATACTCTGCTTGTGGAGAATGCGATTGCAACAAGTGGCATCTATTGTAGGCCACTGGCCTTTCCTGTCGAAGAGAGCCCTGCCAGCGAGCTTGAACGTCTGCATCAAGACACAGTGGAACGAGCAGCTGCTTCCGCAATGTCATGTCCCAGGATTTTACGGCAATTGCAGCACCTTACTGATTCATCTTGGCTGAAGGAGACAGAAGTTCCAGACATGGAGTTGTTCAGGGTAAATAACGGAAATTGGAACAAATTTGGGGAAAACCCAATGAATTTCGGGATCAACACGTCTAAGCTAAGGAAAGCTATGGAGCTGAACGGTCTACTAACACATATCAGCAGGGACGGAAAAAACCGAGTGAAGGAGGACAAAAATGGTGTCAACTGCAACAATGGGTTTTGGAATGAGAAGAGCGTAATAGAGCAATGTGGGCTTTGGGGACTTCCATCGTTCATCAATCATTCATGTTTTCCAAATGTTAAACGTATGGTGGTTGGAGGAGCAATGTTCATTATAGCTGTGAGAGGAATTGCTGCAGAAGAGGAAATAACTGTTCCTTACACCAGAAGCCTTTATCCACTGGTGGTACGCGAGCGCGATTTCACACCATTGGGGTTTCGCTGTGAGTGTAAGCGGTGTGTGTTGGAACGGTCTCTTGATCCATCTTTGCAAGAACTCAGTCATACTATCTGCAATTACTTGCAGTTCCCAACAAATATTTCATCAACAAAGTTGGAGTCCATGATGGGATTCGCTCTGATGTTGGAGGAAATTGACGCCAAGGATGAAGTGAAGCAACTCATACGCGCCTCATTCCATTGTCTCTACAAATTTGTTTTGGCTACCATTGAAGTGAATACTGTTTTAAGTGTGTTGTCAGAGTCGCTTCCTACAACCATGAAAGTGGCAGAGGCATTGTGGCATGCTGAACCAGGTTGCGATGCCTCCCTAAAGATGTTTCAGATGCTTCTACAGGAAGCGCATGGAAAACAGAGGGATTTACTTCTTCAGAAGGCAATGGAAAACAGCATAGCGATAATTGGAAAACAGAAAGAAGATGTCCTGAAAGCTTTCGTGGTGTCAAAGTTTGATACATGTATCCCAACCGTCAGGACCTGGAATCCCCGTGAGGTGTACCCTACAATAAACATATAG